The Xiphophorus couchianus chromosome 5, X_couchianus-1.0, whole genome shotgun sequence genome includes a region encoding these proteins:
- the LOC114143980 gene encoding fibroblast growth factor-binding protein 1 isoform X1, with amino-acid sequence MKNHAPGHRETQHANLRTATLLILVDFVFCVFSFLLKAVMFPLRALFSIGLFLVLLKLRLLRASGAKQPGAAQRIGGGTFVTSDGTRCAWRAGEAGEAVKVRVNCERQRGVNKTRCEYLGRPRSCPGYNSDPKAFWKQVARAFKKMRDKVCVDGRALVKAGMCKHAPRDANLRLDRNSVKRSTAVPTTPPVQPTSATCVKRADQRRTAEEFCSSWASVCAFFMSMLQSEDC; translated from the exons ATGAAAAACCACGCGCCGGGCCACAGAGAGACACAGCACGCGAATTTACGCACGGCGACACTCCTCATTCTG GtggattttgtattttgtgtttttagttttctgctgAAAGCAGTGATGTTTCCGCTGAGGGCTCTCTTCTCCATTGGGCTGTTCTTGGTTCTCCTGAAGCTCCGACTCCTCCGGGCTTCTGGCGCCAAGCAGCCCGGCGCCGCGCAGCGGATCGGCGGAGGGACGTTCGTCACCAGCGACGGGACGCGGTGCGCGTGGCGCGCGGGAGAAGCGGGGGAAGCGGTGAAGGTTCGGGTGAACTGCGAGAGGCAGCGCGGCGTCAACAAGACCCGCTGCGAGTACCTCGGCAGACCTCGGAGCTGTCCGGGTTACAACTCGGACCCCAAAGCCTTCTGGAAACAAGTGGCGCGCGCCTTCAAGAAGATGCGGGATAAAGTGTGCGTGGACGGTCGCGCGCTGGTGAAAGCCGGCATGTGTAAGCACGCGCCCAGAGATGCGAACCTCAGACTGGATCGGAACAGCGTGAAAAGAAGCACCGCTGTTCCCACGACGCCGCCCGTCCAGCCCACGAGCGCGACGTGCGTAAAGCGCGCGGATCAGCGGAGAACAGCGGAGGAGTTCTGCAGCTCCTGGGCCAGCGTGTGCGCGTTCTTCATGTCTATGCTGCAGAGCGAGGACTGCTAG
- the LOC114143980 gene encoding fibroblast growth factor-binding protein 1 isoform X2, with amino-acid sequence MFPLRALFSIGLFLVLLKLRLLRASGAKQPGAAQRIGGGTFVTSDGTRCAWRAGEAGEAVKVRVNCERQRGVNKTRCEYLGRPRSCPGYNSDPKAFWKQVARAFKKMRDKVCVDGRALVKAGMCKHAPRDANLRLDRNSVKRSTAVPTTPPVQPTSATCVKRADQRRTAEEFCSSWASVCAFFMSMLQSEDC; translated from the coding sequence ATGTTTCCGCTGAGGGCTCTCTTCTCCATTGGGCTGTTCTTGGTTCTCCTGAAGCTCCGACTCCTCCGGGCTTCTGGCGCCAAGCAGCCCGGCGCCGCGCAGCGGATCGGCGGAGGGACGTTCGTCACCAGCGACGGGACGCGGTGCGCGTGGCGCGCGGGAGAAGCGGGGGAAGCGGTGAAGGTTCGGGTGAACTGCGAGAGGCAGCGCGGCGTCAACAAGACCCGCTGCGAGTACCTCGGCAGACCTCGGAGCTGTCCGGGTTACAACTCGGACCCCAAAGCCTTCTGGAAACAAGTGGCGCGCGCCTTCAAGAAGATGCGGGATAAAGTGTGCGTGGACGGTCGCGCGCTGGTGAAAGCCGGCATGTGTAAGCACGCGCCCAGAGATGCGAACCTCAGACTGGATCGGAACAGCGTGAAAAGAAGCACCGCTGTTCCCACGACGCCGCCCGTCCAGCCCACGAGCGCGACGTGCGTAAAGCGCGCGGATCAGCGGAGAACAGCGGAGGAGTTCTGCAGCTCCTGGGCCAGCGTGTGCGCGTTCTTCATGTCTATGCTGCAGAGCGAGGACTGCTAG
- the LOC114143977 gene encoding tripartite motif-containing protein 16-like, with protein sequence MAHTGVQLYREKFSCSICLDLLKDPVTTSCGHSYCMSCIKDHWDVEDQKGIHSCPQCRKTFNRRPDLQKNTLLAELVEDLKKTGLRHAPADHCYAGPGDVACDVCTGRKMKAVKSCLSCLASYCLRDLQPHYESHAFKKHKLVKASVELQPNLCSRHDEVMKIFCRTDQQSICYLCTMDEHKGHETVPAAVERTGKQKKLQVRRQQIQQRIQNSEEDMKLLQQEVEVINVSADKTVEDSEKIFTELIRLLQKRSSEVKQRIRSQQETEVNGVKDVQEKLEQEITELKRKDAELEQLSHTQDHNQFLLNYPSLPELSDSTHSSSIDIRPLRHFEDVTAAVSELREKLQDNLRDMWTNVPLTVPLLDVLLSEPEPKTRNDFLKYSKRITLDPNTANTHILLSEGNKKGTLTKEMQFHFDHPDRFTYCQVLSRESLTGRCYWEVEWSGRRVDVAVSYKSISRSGQECEFRSNDKCWSLYCCTDWYICWHNRVGNLISVPVSSRVGVYVDHRAGVLSFYRVSGTMTLLHRVQTCFTEPLHAGVGFYDTGDSAKFIGL encoded by the coding sequence ATGGCACACACAGGAGTTCAGTTGTATCGGGAAAAGTTCTCCTGTTCCATCTGTTTGGATCTACTGAAGGATCCGGTGACTACATCCTGTGGACACAGCTACTGCATGAGCTGTATTAAAGACCACTGGGATGTAGAGGACCAGAAGGGAATCCACAGCTGTCCTCAGTGCAGGAAGACTTTCAATCGCAGACCTGACCTCCAGAAAAACACCCTGTTAGCAGAGTTAGTGGAGGACCTGAAGAAGACTGGACTCCGACATGCTCCGGCCGACCACTGTTATGCTGGACCTGGAGATGTGGCCTGCGATGTCTGCACTGGGAGGAAGATGAAAGCTGTCAAGTCCTGTTTATCCTGTTTGGCCTCCTACTGCCTGAGAGACCTCCAACCTCACTATGAATctcatgcttttaaaaaacataaacttgttAAAGCTTCTGTTGAACTTCAGCCGAACCTCTGCAGTCGTCATGACGAGGTGATGAAGATCTTCTGTCGTACTGATCAGCAGTCCATCTGTTACCTCTGCACTATGGATGAACATAAAGGCCATGAAACAGTGCCAGCTGCAGTAGAAAGGACTGGAAAGCAGAAGAAGCTCCAGGTGAGGCGACAACAAATCCAGCAGAGAATCCAGAACAGTGAGGAAGACatgaagctgcttcaacaggaagtggaagtcATCAATGTCTCTGCTGATaaaacagtggaggacagtgagaagatcttcactgagctgatccgtctcctccagaaAAGAAGCTCTGAGGTGAAGCAGCggatcagatcccagcaggaaactgaagtgaatggagtcaaagatgttcaggagaagctggagcaggagatcactgagctgaagaggaaagacgctgagctggagcagctctcacacacacaggatcacaaccagtttctcctcaactacccCTCACTGCCAGAACTCAGCGAttctacacactcatccagcatcgacatccgtcctctgagacactttgaggacgtgacagcagctgtgtcagagctcagagagaAGCTACAGGACAACCTGAGGGACATGTGGACGAATGTCCCACTGACAGTCCCCCTGCTGGATGTTCTcctgtcagaaccagaacctaaGACCAGGAATGACTTcttgaaatattcaaaaagaaTCACTCTGGACccaaacacagcaaacacacaTATATTATTATCTGAGGGAAACAAGAAAGGAACTTTGACGAAGGAAATGCAGTTTCATTTtgatcatccagacagattcaCTTATTGTCAGGTCCTGAGCAGAGAGAGTCTGACTGGGcgctgttactgggaggtggagtggAGCGGGAGAAGAGTTGATGTAGCAGTTTCATACAAGAGCATCAGCAGGTCAGGACAAGAATGTGAGTTTCGAAGCAATGACAAATGTTGGTCATTATACTGTTGCACAGACTGGTACATATGTTGGCACAACAGAGTTGGAAATCTAATATCAGTTCCGGTTTCGTCCAGAGTAGGAGTGTACGTGGATCACAGAGCCGGTGTTCTGTCTTTCTACCGCGTCTCTGGAACCATGACTCtcctccacagagtccagacctgcTTCACTGAGCCGCTGCATGCTGGAGTTGGGTTTTACGATACTGGAGACTCTGCTAAGTTTATTGGACTGTAA
- the LOC114143976 gene encoding tripartite motif-containing protein 16-like, translating to MAQAGVQLYREKFSCSICLDLLKDPVTTSCGHSYCMSCIKDHWDVEDQKGIHSCPQCRKTFNRRPDLQKNTLLAELVEDLKKTGLRHAPADHCYAGPGDVACDVCTGRKMKAVKSCLSCLASYCLRDLQPHYDAPPLKKHKLIPPTKRLQENLCSRHDEVMKIFCRTDQQSICYLCTMDEHKGHETVPAAVERTGKQKKLQVRRQQIQQRIQNSEEDMKLLQQEVEVINVSADKTVEDSEKIFTELIRLLQKRSSEVKQRIRSQQETEVNGVKDVQEKLEQEITELKRKDAELEQLSHTQDHNQFLLNYPSLPALSDSTHSSSIDIRPLRHFEDVTAAVSELRDKLQDNLRDMWTNVPLTVPLLDVLLSEPEPKTRNDFLKYSKRITLDPNTANNFLLLSEGNKKVTLVEEDQFYFDHPDRFTNCTQILSRESLTGRCYWEVEWSGTEVDLAVSYKSISRSEGDCDFRNTDKSWTLYCHKQIYMFFHNRVETRVSVPVSSRVGVYVDHRAGVLSFYRVSGTMTLLHRVQTCFTEPLHAGVGFYSYGDSANFIEV from the coding sequence ATGGCGCAAGCAGGAGTTCAGTTGTATCGGGAAAAGTTCTCCTGTTCCATCTGTTTGGATCTACTGAAGGATCCGGTGACTACATCCTGTGGACACAGCTACTGCATGAGCTGTATTAAAGACCACTGGGATGTAGAGGACCAGAAGGGAATCCACAGCTGTCCTCAGTGCAGGAAGACTTTCAATCGCAGACCTGACCTCCAGAAAAACACCCTGTTAGCAGAGTTAGTGGAGGACCTGAAGAAGACTGGACTCCGACATGCTCCGGCCGACCACTGTTATGCTGGACCTGGAGATGTGGCCTGCGATGTCTGCACTGGGAGGAAGATGAAAGCTGTCAAGTCCTGTTTATCCTGTTTGGCCTCCTACTGCCTGAGAGACCTCCAACCTCACTATGATGCTCCGCCTTTGAAGAAGCATAAACTGATCCCCCCGACGAAGAGGCTCCAGGAGAACCTCTGCAGTCGTCATGACGAGGTGATGAAGATCTTCTGTCGTACTGATCAGCAGTCCATCTGTTACCTCTGCACTATGGATGAACATAAAGGCCATGAAACAGTGCCAGCTGCAGTAGAAAGGACTGGAAAGCAGAAGAAGCTCCAGGTGAGGCGACAACAAATCCAGCAGAGAATCCAGAACAGTGAGGAAGACatgaagctgcttcaacaggaagtggaagtcATCAATGTCTCTGCTGATaaaacagtggaggacagtgagaagatcttcactgagctgatccgtctcctccagaaAAGAAGCTCTGAGGTGAAGCAGCggatcagatcccagcaggaaactgaagtgaatggagtcaaagatgttcaggagaagctggagcaggagatcactgagctgaagaggaaagacgctgagctggagcagctctcacacacacaggatcacaaccagtttctcctcaactacccctcactgccagcactcagcgattctacacactcatccagcatcgacatccgtcctctgagacactttgaggacgtgacagcagctgtgtcagagctcagagatAAGCTACAGGACAACCTGAGGGACATGTGGACGAATGTCCCACTGACAGTCCCCCTGCTGGATGTTCTcctgtcagaaccagaacctaaGACCAGGAATGACTTcttgaaatattcaaaaagaaTCACTCTGGAcccaaacacagcaaacaacTTTCTGTTGTTATCTGAGGGAAACAAGAAAGTGACTCTAGTGGAGGAAgaccagttttattttgatcatccagacagattcaCCAACTGCACTCAGATCCTCAGCAGAGAGAGTCTGACTGGGcgctgttactgggaggtggagtggAGCGGGACGGAAGTCGATTTAGCAGTTTCATACAAGAGCATCAGCAGGTCGGAAGGTGACTGCGATTTTCGAAACACTGACAAATCTTGGACATTATATTGTCACAAGCAAATCTACATGTTTTTTCACAACAGAGTAGAAACTCGAGTGTCAGTTCCGGTTTCGTCCAGAGTAGGAGTGTACGTGGATCACAGAGCCGGTGTTCTGTCTTTCTACCGCGTCTCTGGAACCATGACTCtcctccacagagtccagacctgcTTCACTGAGCCGCTGCATGCTGGAGTTGGGTTTTATAGTTATGGAGACTCTGCTAACTTTATTGAAGTGTAA
- the fgfbp2b gene encoding fibroblast growth factor-binding protein 2b → MRTGMKVAMLPLLLAAAVCGSNPHSNDSKQPQQQSSIWDHTIRFTTKTKDSCTMGVSAAGNFTRLRVSCRSPSQATGRSYYCDFQGQPNQCGAYNKNPRHYFVQMTWELRKLKNACQGAKIYRPHMCRKYSDEAQMTFMTSWPKTSAPKSAKPGQEQRKPAAPAVQNKPTGTHQPTKPQPQPAKPLPGRGSQGKRSTPKPAKTAPRPTEEPASRASRLATQYCWKSFHGLCSYVIGWFQN, encoded by the coding sequence ATGAGGACTGGGATGAAAGTCGCGATGTTGCCGCTGCTTTTGGCGGCAGCTGTTTGCGGATCCAACCCCCATAGCAACGACAGCAAGCAGCCGCAGCAGCAGTCCAGCATCTGGGACCACACCATCAGATTCACCACCAAGACAAAGGACTCATGCACCATGGGGGTGTCCGCAGCGGGAAACTTCACCCGTCTGCGTGTCTCCTGCAGATCCCCGAGCCAGGCTACGGGGCGCTCCTACTACTGCGACTTCCAGGGCCAACCGAACCAATGTGGAGCCTACAACAAGAACCCTCGGCACTACTTCGTCCAGATGACGTGGGAGCTGAGGAAGCTGAAGAACGCCTGCCAGGGGGCCAAAATCTACCGCCCTCATATGTGCAGGAAGTACTCTGATGAGGCTCAGATGACCTTTATGACCTCCTGGCCCAAGACTTCAGCTCCAAAGTCTGCAAAGCCCGGTCAGGAGCAACGCAAACCAGCGGCGCCAGCAGTGCAGAACAAACCCACCGGCACCCATCAGCCCACAAAGCCGCAGCCTCAGCCAGCTAAACCTCTGCCAGGCAGAGGCTCCCAGGGCAAGAGAAGCACCCCCAAGCCGGCAAAGACCGCTCCCCGTCCCACCGAGGAGCCGGCGTCTAGGGCATCCCGCCTCGCCACGCAGTACTGCTGGAAGAGCTTCCATGGCCTCTGCAGCTATGTCATCGGCTGGTTCCAAAACTGA